Below is a window of Myxococcaceae bacterium JPH2 DNA.
GCAGCTGCTCCAGGTCCGCCGTGGACGGCAGGTTCATGGCCGACAGCGCCGTGCGCAGCGTCTGGTCCATCGTCCCCTTCGCCGCCAGCGAGCGCGACACCAGCGTCTGCACCGCCGCGACGAACTTCTCGTTCGAGAGCAGTTGCTGCGCCAGCTTGCCAACGCGCTCCTCGCCCGTCTCGACGAGCTTCTTCATCACCGGGTTGTTCTTGAGCATGACCGTGCGTTTCGCCCGACGGCCCGCGCGGCCCTCGGGAAGTCGGGATTGAGACGCCGCACTCTGTGGGGCGCCAACGCGGCGTGTCAAGCCAAGTGACACTGAGCGTGGCGCGCGGCGGACGGTCGTTGACTCCCGAGGGGCCCATCCCTACGGTTCGCCGCTCGTTTTTTATGGCCGGACTGCTCGACAAACGACTGTGGATCGTCTCCGGCAAGGGAGGCGTGGGCAAGAGCACCATCGCCGCCGCGCTGGCGCTTCGCTCGGCCCGCGCGGGCCGCCGCACCCTGGTGTGCGAGGTGAACACGCAGGAGCGCATCAGCGGGCTCTTGGAGCGTCCTCCCGCGGGCCCTGACGTGAAGCGCTTGGAAGAGAACCTCTGGGCGGTGGACGTGCGTCCCCAGGAGGCCATGCGCGAGTACGGCATCATGGTCCTGCGCTTCGAGACCCTCTACAAGACGGTCTTCGAGAACCGGCTGGTGCGCTACTTCCTGCGCTTCGTCCCCTCGCTGCAGGAGCTGGTGCTGCTGGGGAAGATCATGTTCCACCTGCAGGAGAAGCTGCCGGATGGACGGTGGCGCTATGACACGGTGGTGCTGGACGCGCCGGCCACCGGCCACGCCATCTCGTTCCTGAGCGTGCCGCAGGTGCTGCTGCAGACCCTGCCGCCCGGCCCCATGACGCGCGAGGCGCTGAAGATGCGCGACCTGCTCGTGGACCCCGCGGTGACGGCGGCGGTGCTGGTGGCGCTACCCGAGGAGATGCCGGTGAACGAGGCGGTGGAGCTGCACGCCGCGCTGAAGGACAAGGTGCGCATCCGCACGCACGCGGCCGTGCTGAACCAGTCCTTTCCCGAGCGCTTCACGGACGGGGACCTGGAAGCCCTCGCGGGCCATCCAGAGTTGCAGCGCGTGGCCCAGGCGCATCATGACCGGGCGGCGCTGGCGGTGCTGGCGGGCACCAAGCTGGAGCGCAACCTGCACGCGCCCGTGTATCCGGTGCCTCGGCTCTTCGTTCCTCGCTTCGGGCGCGACGCGGTGGAGCAGGTGATGGGGCACCTGGAGCCCCTGGTGACGGGAGAGACGTGAGCACGACGGCACTCAGACCCGCGCTCGCGAGCAAGCGCGTCCTCATCTGCGTCGGCTCGGGAGGCGTGGGGAAGACCACGGTGGCGGCCACGCTCGCGCTGCGTGCGGCGGTGGAGGGGCGCTCCAGCCTGGTGTGCACCATCGACCCGGCGAAGCGACTGGCCAACTCCCTGGGGCTCAACGCGCTGGGCAACGCGGAGGCAGAGGTCCCCGCCTCGGTGCTGGAGCCCATGGGCGTGCGCCCCAAGGCCTCGCTGCACGCGATGATGCTCGACATGAAGGCCACGTGGGATGACCTCATCACCCGCGTGGCCCCGCCCGAGCAGCGCGAGCGCATCCTCGCCAATCGCTTCTACCAGTCCCTCTCCACGGCGCTGGCGGGCAGCCAGGAATACATCGCCATGGAGAAGGTCTGGGAGCTGCGCCGCCGCGACGACTACGAGCTCATCGTCCTGGACACGCCCCCCACGGCGCACGCCATGGACTTCCTCGACGCGCCCAACCGCGTGCTGGACTTCCTCGACAACGAGGCGGCGAAGTGGCTGCTCACGCCCGCGCTGAAGGCAGGCAAGGTGGGCCTGTCCCTCTTCAACCTGGGCGGCAGCTACGTGACACGCGCGCTGGCGAAGTTCACCGGCGCGGAGATGCTCCAGGAGCTGTCCAACTTCATGCTCGCCATGTCGAGCATGAATGAGGGCTTCCGCGAGCGGGCGCGCGGCGTGCGCGCGCTGCTGGAAGACGCGCGGACAGGCTTCGTGCTGGTGACAAGTCCGTCGCCGGAGCGGCTGGACGAGGCCATCCAGTTCCACGCCTTGATGAAGCAAAACCGCATGGACGTGTTGGCGCTGGTGGTCAACCGCGTCCACCCGCTGCCCGCCCCATCGCTCTGGGACGAAGCCGCCGCGCTGGCCCCCAGTCGCCGCACGAAGGTCGAGGAGACGCTGCGCGAGCTTAAGGTCCTCGCGGAGCAGGACCTGCAGGGCATTGCCCTGTTGAGGAAGGCCTGCCCCGGTACGCCCATCATCCAGGTACCCCGCTTCGGGCTGGACGTGCACGACCTCACCGCCCTGTGGAACACCGGTCGCTACCTGCTCGGCGACGACGTGCTCGCCTGAGCGCCCCTGCTCGCCCGCCCGCTGCACGCCGGGCGCACTTGTGCAGTCCCATGCATCCATCAGGCTTTCGGCCCCTGTCGGACGGGGAGGCGGGAGCGCGCGGCACGCATTAAGCTGCACGCACCCCACCGGGAGGCGGGAACCCGCGGCGTCCCGCTGCTGTCCGGAGGGGCGCCGGTCCATCGGCCCAGGAGGATGTCAGCGTGAACGGTTGTCAGAGGACACACGGGGCCCAGGGCGTCCGGCGTTGGGTATGGCTCGGCCTGCTGGGCCTGGGGCTCGCTGGCTGCCGCACCACGGGCACGGCAGTGAAGCCGGACGCGCCGCCTGTGACCAAGCAGGTCCTGGAGTTCGAGCCGGTGACGGTGACGGCGGACCTGGAGCTGGACCGCCTCAACGACGAGGAGCTCTTCGCGGGAGGCACCTCCGCCTTCGCCGCCAACGACTTCAAGCAGGCGGCGCGCTACTTCGGGCGGCTGGTGGACTTCCACCCCAACAGCCCGCATCGCCGGCAGGCGCTCTACAACGCGGGCCTGTCGCACCAGCGACTGAAGGAGTGGGAAGAAGCATGGCACCGCTTCTCCGAACTCGCGGATGCGGCCCACGGCCAGGATGACGCGCTGGACGCCGCCTTCCGCGTGGCCGAAACGCTCTATCACCTGGAGCGCTTCGACGAGGCCGCCACGATGCTGGCCACCATCGCCGCGCGTCAGGACCTGAGCATCAACCGCCGGGTGGAGGCCCAGGTCCAGCAGGGCATCTGCCAGCTTGAGGCCGGCAAGTCCGAGGACGCCGAGACCACGCTGCGCAAGTCCATCAGCACCTACGAGGCGCTGCAGGACAAGGCCGAGGTGGACGACTACTTCCCCGCCCAGGCCCACTTCTTCATCGGCGAGATTTATCGGCTGCACTACGAGGACGTGAAGCTGGACCCGGCCAAGGGCAGCGACGCGCTCGCGCACGACCTCAACTACAAGGCCGAGCTGCTGCTGTCCGCACAGGGCCACTACCTGCGCTCCATCCGCGTGGGCAACGGCTACTGGGCCACCGCCTCCGGCGCGCAGATTGGCGCGCTGTACGAGAACCTCTACGACAACATGGTGAACTCGCCGGCGCCCGCGGAGCTGAACGCCGAGGAGGCCCAGGTCTACCGCCAGGAGCTGCGCAAGAAGGTTCGCGTGCTCCTCACCAAGTCCATCAACATCTACGAGCGCACGCTGGAAGCCGCCGAGCGCATCGGCTCGCAGAGCGCGTTCGTCGACCGCACGCGCGAGAGCCTGGAGAAGGTCAAGAAGCTGCTCCTCGCGGACGCGGACGCGGAGGGCGAGCCGGTGCCCACGCCACCCAACCCATCGGCACCTCATTCCTGACGGCCCTGGCTGGGCACAGGAGGGGCTCCAGGCATAGCGTGACGGCACATGGAGCCTCTCTTCACTCCTGAGCAGCTCGCGGACATTCACGCGTACCACCTGCCCTATTACATCCGGGCCGCGGTGGATCCCTTTGTCAGCCTGGGCCTGCTCGCGTTGATGCTGGGTGTGCTCGTCCACCCGCTCTACCGAGGCGCCAGCGCCGCCGCGACGGGCCTGGAACACCGCTTCAGCACACTGCGCGAGACCCCTGTCCTGCGCGTCCTCTTCCACGCCATGGACCGGCTGTGGGGTGAGTCCGGTTGGGGCGCCGCCATCCTCTTCGCCCTCGGCGTGGACCTGTTCATCAAGGTGCTCTACCTGCCGGTGGACGTCTGGTTCTCCTACGTCCTGGAGCATCGCCACGGACTGTCCACGTACACGCCCGGCGCCTTCGCCTGGGACTTGTTGAAGGGCACGTTGCTGGGCGCCGCCGCAGTGGTGGCGCTCGTCATCGGGCTGTATGGACTGGCTCGCCGCGTGCGCCAGTGGTGGCTGGTGCTCGGCGTGCCGGTGGCGGTGCTGATGCTCGTCGCCTCGGCGTTGGATCCCTACCGAGCCCGGCTCTACTTCGACCAGGCGCCCCTCCCCACCGGAACGCTGCGCACGCGCATCACGGGATTGATGGCCCGCGCGGACATCGCCTTCGCGGACGTGGTGGTGGAGAAGACCTCGGTCGCCTCTCGCCGCGTGGGCGCGTACTTCGCGGGCCAGGGCCCCACGCGAACCATCGTCCTCAACGACGTCATCGTCCGCGAACTGAGCGAGGACGAGATTCTCGCGGCGGTGGCCCACGAAGCCGGCCACGTCAACGAGAGCCGCTGGCCCGGACGGATTGCCTCGTCGCTGGCCTTGCTCGCCCTCTTGTTCGCCATCGACCGACTGCTGCGGCTTGCTCATGCACGCGCCTGGTGGGGCGCCACGCGCTTCGCCGACATCCGCACCCTCCCCCTCATCTCCCTGCTCCTCTTCTTCGTCATCATCCTGTCCAGCCCCATCTCCGGCGCCTTCTCGCGTGAGCGCGAACGCGAGGCGGACCGCTATGGCCTGCGACTGACCGGCGATCCCCAATCCTTCCGGCGGATGCTGGTGAAGGCCGCGCGGGTCAACAAGATGGACCCCCAGCCCCCTCGCTGGGTCGTCCTCAAGGGGATGAGCCATCCCCCCATCGGCGAACGAATCGCGGACATCCCTGTGCCTTGAAAAAGCAGCCGGCGGGCGGGCTCCCCTGAACTCCCTCGACAACACGCCGCCCGAGCCCACCCACCAGCAGCCGCCACCGGCCTGCCCCCATTCAGACCGGTGGCACTCCCCCTCCTGTGGGCGCGCCCCCTGTCGCGCCCACCTCCCTCACGCCGACGACGGCGCGGCGTCCCCCCGCAACTTCTCCACCGCCACCAACGCGATGGCCTTCACCAGCGCCCGCGCGCGACGCCCCGCCGCCGTCTCTCCGTGAGGATCCACCTCGACCGCGTTGGCGAGGTCCGTGAAGCCCTGACGCTCGCCCTTGCGCAGGTACAGCTCGCCGCGATTGGCCAGCGCCACCGGGTTCGCCGCGTCCCGCGCCAGCGCGGCGCTGTACTCGGCCACGGCCTCATCGAGGCGCCCGAGCTTCTGGTACACCGTGCCCAGCGCGGCCCGCGCGGCCGAGTCGCGAGGGTTCCCCTCCACGAGCCCTTCGAACAGGATGCGCGCCTCGTCCAGGCGCCCCGCCGCGGCCAGCTCGCACCCCACCTGCGCGATGGCCTTCGCC
It encodes the following:
- a CDS encoding ArsA family ATPase; amino-acid sequence: MAGLLDKRLWIVSGKGGVGKSTIAAALALRSARAGRRTLVCEVNTQERISGLLERPPAGPDVKRLEENLWAVDVRPQEAMREYGIMVLRFETLYKTVFENRLVRYFLRFVPSLQELVLLGKIMFHLQEKLPDGRWRYDTVVLDAPATGHAISFLSVPQVLLQTLPPGPMTREALKMRDLLVDPAVTAAVLVALPEEMPVNEAVELHAALKDKVRIRTHAAVLNQSFPERFTDGDLEALAGHPELQRVAQAHHDRAALAVLAGTKLERNLHAPVYPVPRLFVPRFGRDAVEQVMGHLEPLVTGET
- a CDS encoding ArsA family ATPase → MSTTALRPALASKRVLICVGSGGVGKTTVAATLALRAAVEGRSSLVCTIDPAKRLANSLGLNALGNAEAEVPASVLEPMGVRPKASLHAMMLDMKATWDDLITRVAPPEQRERILANRFYQSLSTALAGSQEYIAMEKVWELRRRDDYELIVLDTPPTAHAMDFLDAPNRVLDFLDNEAAKWLLTPALKAGKVGLSLFNLGGSYVTRALAKFTGAEMLQELSNFMLAMSSMNEGFRERARGVRALLEDARTGFVLVTSPSPERLDEAIQFHALMKQNRMDVLALVVNRVHPLPAPSLWDEAAALAPSRRTKVEETLRELKVLAEQDLQGIALLRKACPGTPIIQVPRFGLDVHDLTALWNTGRYLLGDDVLA
- a CDS encoding tetratricopeptide repeat protein; its protein translation is MNGCQRTHGAQGVRRWVWLGLLGLGLAGCRTTGTAVKPDAPPVTKQVLEFEPVTVTADLELDRLNDEELFAGGTSAFAANDFKQAARYFGRLVDFHPNSPHRRQALYNAGLSHQRLKEWEEAWHRFSELADAAHGQDDALDAAFRVAETLYHLERFDEAATMLATIAARQDLSINRRVEAQVQQGICQLEAGKSEDAETTLRKSISTYEALQDKAEVDDYFPAQAHFFIGEIYRLHYEDVKLDPAKGSDALAHDLNYKAELLLSAQGHYLRSIRVGNGYWATASGAQIGALYENLYDNMVNSPAPAELNAEEAQVYRQELRKKVRVLLTKSINIYERTLEAAERIGSQSAFVDRTRESLEKVKKLLLADADAEGEPVPTPPNPSAPHS
- a CDS encoding M48 family metalloprotease, with protein sequence MEPLFTPEQLADIHAYHLPYYIRAAVDPFVSLGLLALMLGVLVHPLYRGASAAATGLEHRFSTLRETPVLRVLFHAMDRLWGESGWGAAILFALGVDLFIKVLYLPVDVWFSYVLEHRHGLSTYTPGAFAWDLLKGTLLGAAAVVALVIGLYGLARRVRQWWLVLGVPVAVLMLVASALDPYRARLYFDQAPLPTGTLRTRITGLMARADIAFADVVVEKTSVASRRVGAYFAGQGPTRTIVLNDVIVRELSEDEILAAVAHEAGHVNESRWPGRIASSLALLALLFAIDRLLRLAHARAWWGATRFADIRTLPLISLLLFFVIILSSPISGAFSREREREADRYGLRLTGDPQSFRRMLVKAARVNKMDPQPPRWVVLKGMSHPPIGERIADIPVP
- a CDS encoding tetratricopeptide repeat protein, which translates into the protein MRRIIKHGDGMQPRMDVGTARKLKAFARGESTWAEVEGMTFEEAKAIAQVGCELAAAGRLDEARILFEGLVEGNPRDSAARAALGTVYQKLGRLDEAVAEYSAALARDAANPVALANRGELYLRKGERQGFTDLANAVEVDPHGETAAGRRARALVKAIALVAVEKLRGDAAPSSA